In the genome of Yersinia enterocolitica, the window GCGGCCACTTTCTCCAATGTGGCATAGCCTTGCGTGGCATTTTGCTGATTGAAATACAGGCGCGCCAAGGCCATTCGCAGCGCGACATTACCGGGGTATTGTTGGTCAAGCGCGGCTAATTTCTGGGTGGCGAGAGCTTCCTGCCCCGGTACACGTGCGACCAACCGCCAGTATTCCACAGCAAGATCCAGTGTTGGTGGTTTGCCTTGCAACAGTTGATCATATTGAACTTTGGCCTCAGTCACCCGCCCGGCGGTCGCTAACAGACGCGCTTGTTGTAATTGTTGGCGTACCTCCGGCTTAGTCAGCGCCAACAGCAGTTTAGCCCGCTGATAAGCCTCTGAGTCGGGTGCCAATTGTTGCAGCTTATCCAACTGTTTTTGTGCTTCAGCCAAATTACCCTGTCTCAGAGCTTGGCGCATTCCTGCCGCCACCACTTCCGGGTTATTCGAGTCCATCATATTCAAGCGATACAGTGATTGCTTAACCAACTCGTCTCTATTGGTTGCTTCCCCTAGCCGTACCTGCTCCAGTAAAAACTGGGTCGGTGAGATAGGCTCAGCGCCCTGCGCCGGAGTGGTAAAGGCTTGGGACAACAGCGCTAAGCTTAAGAGCCAGTATATTTTAATGTTGCGCATTGACTGTTCCATGAGGGCTGAAGCTCACCCTGACGATTGAAACTATAACGATGCTGCGCCCATCCCTGACCAAACAGTGTTAGCACCGCACTGTAATAGGCATCTGCGGGCGGTGGCGAATCTTGCACACGTTGTTGTTGCACGCTCAAGGTTTGCTGATTATAGGGTTCAGGGCTACTGGCTAAAAATGGCAGTAATGCCGCCGAGAACCCTTCCGATCCCTTACCACTGGTTTTACCGTTGCTGGTATCCGTATTTTCTGGTGGTACCCCACGTTGTTGGGTTACCCCCGCCATCGGCTGGAAGCGCTGGATTAATACAGCCTTTTCTGGGCTGTTATTGGACAACATACCAACCCACAAATAGCTGCGTATCGCATCGTAGCTACCGACATCGGGCCGTGTCTCATCAGGTTGCCAGCCTTTGCCCTCTTGCCAAACCACCCAATCAGGGGAGAAACCATAGGGTGCCGTTTCAAGCAATAAGCGCTGATTGACTTTAACCATCGCTTTCCACGGCCCCGCCAAAGAGGCAAAGCGGGCCAACAGTTGTGGCGGCAGATAACTCGGGTTGAGCCGCCAACGGTCATCATCATTAAAACCAATTTTCCCCGGCAATAGCATTTCGCCAAGGCCCGGAATATTCACCACTTCCTCTTGAGCAATACGTTGCAGCAACAAAGTACCCATCGTCTGGTAACGGCGGCTATCCCATAACCGCCCCGCTTCCAGCAAGCTGTATGCAATCCATAAATCCGCGTCAGAGGCCGAATTGGGGTCCAGAACATCCCAATTATTATCCTTGCGTTGTCCCCATAGCCATACCGGCAGACGTGCGGTTAAATCCCCGGCGGCCAGGTTGTTTTCCGTCCAGGACAATAATTGGTCAAAGGTTTCCCGATCATTGGCAACCAGAGCAAAAAACAACCCATAACTCTGTCCTTCCGACGTGGTGACTTTCCTCGGGCTGCTGGGATCAATAATGCGCCCGCCATCGCTGACATAGTCATGTTTGAACTGCTGCCATGCTGGCCAATCACATGTTGCTGCGCTACCAAAACTGACGAGCAGCAGGGCACAGATCTGTCGCTTAAACATCACGACCTTCAACGTCAATCTCGCTCATCAGGTGATAACCGGCGGCGACTGATCAGACGTAATACACGCCAGACCATCATTGCAGCCATAACCACGACCAATACGGCCACCCCTGCCAACAGTACCGGATGGGTAGATAAGGTATGCCAGATACGTTCCCACCACGGTAAATGACCGACATCATAGGTCTCACCAACCCGCAGGCTGTTGACGCCCGACTCGCGAATAACCGCGACTGAGCCAAATATCGCTTCGCGTTTGCCAGTATCGAGCATGGCATTGTTCAGCAAGGTATAACCACGCGAGCTGTCGGCCAATAACGCCACAATACTGCGCTGAGGGAAGTGAGGTGACTGTAGACCGATAATCGCCGACATCGCCCCTTCAGAGCTTATCGTCGCCTGGCTGTCTGCTACCCAATCTGATTGCGGTACCATCATGGTTGGTAAGCCGGTTTGCCGATTTGGCATTTTTACCCAACTCAGGGTCTGTTCCACCAGTACGTTAATCTTTCGATCATTGCGCAGTTCTGGCGGAATGGTGCCAATAATCAACACATCCGCATCTTTCTCCGCCGCCTGTGACCAATCATCGGTAATGTTAATACCGACCGCGGGGTAACCCACCTGCGCCCCGATATTTCCCACCGCATTGAGTAGGGTGGTTATCTGTGCTGGCGCCGGGTTTGGTGGTACCAGAACTAGCGTTTCGGAGAGATCAGCCATACGGCTGAAGGGGAATCCAGCATTGGCAAATGCCCGTAGATCAGGCATTTCCATAAAGTGACGGTAACCGGAGAAATCAATAGTAGAGTTACCGTCAATTACCGCGTGATTCGGCGCGGTAGAATAGGTTTCACATCGCCCCTCGGCACCGCTTGCCAGCAAGGTGCTGTAATCAAAATCAAAACGTAATTGGTTAGTCGCGCCCAGTTTCAAGGACGGAATGCTTAGCCTTTTGGCAGCATCCTGTAAGCCTTGTAGCAATGGCAGACGCAGGATCTTACTGTCTTCGGGCATATTCGGTGACAGTGGGTAATCCTGCACAAACTGATTATTCAAGCTAATACTTAAGCGGGAACCATCCATCAAACGTGTTGAGGTGTAACGATATATCAAGCGCATATCGATACCAGCACTGCGAGTCAAGAACAAATCCGGTGGCAGATTCATCGCTAATGAAATCGGCGGCGGCAGTAATCCCGATGTTTGCAGTTGCTCAGGATATTGCTGCAACTCAGCAAATGTCATCGGGCGGTCGGTACGCACCCAATTTGGTGCATCATAAGGCAGGCGAGGTGCTAATGGCTCAACCTTATCCACCGTTACATTCTGACCACGAAACAGAATATTGCCTTGCGCGATCCCCTGTGCCGCAGTAATCAGGTCATTATCATCGCGCCCCAGAATCAGCAATAACTTCACATACGGGTTATTCGGATGACTGATGATTTCCACCGTTGGAGCTTTCACCAGCGGGTAATCTTTTAGGAAATCAGGGCGTTGAGCATTAGTCGCGAATACTACGCCATGCTGAGTAGGCAGTTGGTTATACAATACCGGGAAGTTCTGCCCATGCCATTGCGCCTTATCACCAAACCATGAGGCCAGAATAGCGGCGGCCCGCTGCTGCGACACATCAGGTGCAGCAGCAAATATCACGGGTAGAATCAGCGGGCGATTATCTCTGGCATCAAAAAATGGCTCAGGAAAGTGGGATAAATCATTTTTAACCAGCAGCGATTGATAGCGCAAATCCAGTGAGCTGGACTTACTGACATCCAACCACAGGGTATTGCTCGCTGGGTTCTCACAGATATTTTGATAATGGCCGACAAAAACTAACCGCAAGCGGTTGAAATCAGTGATGTAACGCGGATCGATCGGTAATTGAAGGTGGGTGGGTTTACCAAGCTGATCTTTGGTGATCGCCATGACGCCCATCAGTTCATCATTCAGCAAAATTTTCACCTGCGACTCCACCGGGATCAGCGAAGGTGATGGCGTAAACTCAAGATTCAAGGTCGCATGAGTCACCACCTCATCACTGCGCACGCCGAACTCAAGCTGGCCTTCAGGGTTAGTGCCACGCAAGGAGAAGGTCCCCGGCGGCGGCGCGATTTTGGCAAACGAATATTCTACGTCGCGCATCGGTACATCACCCGATATTGCGGGTATCTGCGCCACGTCAGTGGCCATGACCGCCGATTGAGCTGACGGTACCGTTGGAGTTTCAGCATGGGTGAATGACGTCAATCCCAAAGCCAATGCGGTAAACCATGTTATTTTTCTCATCACCATACCATCATCAATGTTGAGCCACTGTCTGGCCTTGGCTACTCGGAGCCTGATTCTTACCGACGCCATGGGGTACAAATGACGCTATCCAGGCAATCAGGGAAGTAAATCCTACCAATACATTTCGCATTACCGGTGGCGCATAGCTGGCCATACGGACATATCCTCTAAAGCCCAGCGCCAACACATCGCGCAGACTTTCAATCGGCTTATCTTCAGGAAAACCATCCTGCCACAGCGCCCAGGTATCGGCACGGGCAAAGGTACACTGTATAAAATCAATATGTTGTGCCACGCTCAGTTGATGCATTCGCATCCCGGCTTTAGTGCCGAAGGCTCGGGTCACCTCACAGGGGAAGGTGTACTCCTGCGCCCCACGTTTGAGCAGTAAATGAACCGCCTCACCCTCTTGCAGTAATCCGGCTTCGCGCATTTCAATCCCCACGCCACCATCGGAATAGTCGCGCAATGTACAGGAGAACAAGTGACCATCAGCACGGGCTACTGCGGCTGGCATGGCTATCTCGACCCGGTGTGACTGGCGCACTTGTTTAGCTTCAACTGCCACCGCGACGGCACCGCCTAAAATCGTCATGTTATAAATCACCCACACCAAGCTGATAACCACCGTCATAATTTCATTCGACGGGCCATGACCCAAACGCCACAAACCCGCAATCAGGCCGGCAACGTTGAGAAGAACCAGCGCGATATACGGGCGGGTAATCACCCAATCCACATGCTGCTCTTCAACCAACCCCCCTTTCGACGTCACATTAAACGTTCCTTTGTGTGGGCTGAGAAGTGCCATGGTGGTCGGACGGGCGATATACCATGCCAACACCGTTTCATAGATTTCACTCCAGAAGGAATGGCGGTATTTCCCTTGCAGGCGGGAGTTGGTCAGACTGGCATGGATCATATGCGGCAACACATAGAGTGCAATCGCCAGTGCCGGAGCAAAAATGATGTAAGCATGCAGCAACAAGAAAGCCAGCGGAGCGGTTAGAAAGATTAAGCGTGGAATACCGGATAAAAAGTGCAGCATGGCATTGGCATAACATAAGCGCTGGACTAACTTCAGCCCCTTACCCAGTAGTGGATTATCCAGCCGGAAGATCTGAACCATGCCCCGCGCCCAGCGGATACGCTGCCCGATATGCGCCGATAAACTCTCTGTTGCCAAGCCTGCGGCCTGCGGAATGCGGATATAGGCGGAGGAGTATCCTTTACGGTGCATACGCAACGAGGTATGGGCATCTTCAGTCACTGTTTCTACCGCAATACCGCCAATAGCATCTAACGCACTGCGGCGCAGCACAGCGCAAGAGCCACAGAAGAAGGTGGCATCCCACATATCGTTACCGTCTTGCACCAAGCCATAAAACAGTGTGCCTTCATTCGGCGTCTGACGAAAACGCCCCAGGTTTCGCTCAAAGGGGTCGGGAGAGAAAAAGTGATGCGGCGTCTGGAGTATGCCCAACTTGGTATCTTTAAAGAACCAACCCAACGTCAGTTGCAGGAAAGAACGGGTCGGCACGTGGTCGCAGTCAAAAATGGCGACAAACTCACCGTTAGCCTGTTTCAGTGCATGGTTAATGTTACCGGCTTTAGCATGCTCGTGGGTGGGTCGGGCAATGTAGTGCACCCCGACCTCAGCAGCGAATGCTTTAAACGCGGGTCGGTTACCATCATCCAAAATATAGATATTGATTTTGTCTTTTGGCCAATCAATACCAAGAGCGGCATAAATAGTTGGTTTAACCACGCCAAGATCTTCGTTATAGGTCGGCACCATCAAATCAATGGTCGGCCAACTATTGATATCATCCGGCATTGCCACCGGCTGGCGATTAAGCGGCCAAATGGTCTGGAAGTAACCCAGCACCAGCACCACCCAGGCGTATGTTTCAGCGAACAGCAACAATAAGCCGCATACCAGACTGACGGGGTCATCCCAGTTCAGAGTTTCGGTATAGCGCCACCACAGATAGCGGCAGGAGACGGTTAAAGACAGCACGATAAGCATTAAGGTTGGTAAGCGACCCGGCACCCGTCGCACCACCATCGCCAACGCCCAAAGCAACAGCACAAAAACGAACTGCGCCATCATGCCAAACGGCTGAGAAATACACAGCAACGCTAATATGCCGGTAAAAATACCCAAAATAATAAACAGGACCCGGCGGGTGCGCTTTGATGACGGGGTTAATCGGGTGATAAGCGATTGTTCCAGTCGCTGGAGTTCAAAACGTTCGGGCATATTCCCCAGCCAACGGATATAACCTTGTCTGGTATGTTTTACCCACTTTTTGCCGACTGCGGCAGGCTGGTGCCTCTTTTCATTGCGCGATTCAGGATAGGTCAGTAGCAGCCACAGCCCTTGCAAGAGATACCGTAGGCCATCGCCAAGCCGTGGGCGAATAGGTGAAATCTGTGGGAACCAGTAAGTGCGGTTTTGTATTACACGTTGCCAACTGGGCGACTCCAGACGCAGAAAAATCCAGCACAACGGCAGCGCCAACGTGGTCAAAAAGGCGGTGAGCACGGTGCAACCTTGCTGCATATACAGATGATAACGACGGCGCATCCCCTGATAAACCGGGGTCAGAAATAACATCCGCATCAAGTAGTTCATAGCCTGTTGTTCGCCACAGTAATCAAACACCAATTTGCCAGTGTGGTGACCTCTTCAGCAGCCAAACTTTGCTCACTGTATTCACCCAATGGTTGTTTGGCCGCCAACGCTTCAGCCATTGCTTCATCGCGATGAATAAATGTAGGCAATAAGTTATCTAGGCTTTGTAGCCAAAGCTGATGTAAATCCTGTTGTAGATGGCTACTGGCAGAAAATTGGTTCAGCAGGAAATGGCAGTCGACAGGCAAATTTTGCTGATGTAGACGAATATGACAACTGGCATCGGCATGGATCAATACCAGCACCAGATCAGCCAGCGCTAAAATTTGGCGCGTGAATATACTATCACCCGCAGGGATATCCAATAGAATCCAGCAATCGGGCGCGCTGGCTTGCAACGCAGACAGGTTTTCTCGCCATTGACCGGGGTGCTGTTGTAAGGACGAGTTCAGTTGCTCAGTTTCAATGAGAGTTAGTTGGCCAAATGGCAGAAAATCCAACCCTTCGGTATAGCGCATCGCCCCTTGCTGCCAACCTTGGCCCTCAATTTCAGCTTTGGCCCAACCACGGGTTTGATCAAACGGCATATTGAAATGCAACCGCAATAAATTATCCGGTGAAAAATCGATCACCAGAACTGATTCCTTCAGTTGTTGCAATGCCCAAGCAAGCGCGGCGGTTACCGATGTGGTACCAGTCCCCCCTCTTATCCCTTGTAACGCCAGTACCGGCATAAACTATTCACTCCCTGTGGATTGTGCCAGTTCAGCCAACAATGGCCAGCGAGCCATCATCTGAGTTAATCGTTCCTGACGGACGATATCGATATAACTTAACGTTGGTAATGAGAAAGCCTGAGTTAATGCTAGTAGATCATCCTGAGATTCGAGCGATGTTTTGGCGTGAAATCGATTTATTATGGTTTTCATTTATCCGCCTTTAGAAAATAGGCTATGGTAATTAATTATAACAATAATTCGAGTATACTTTCTCCCAATAAGATGAGTCTTAGATTATTATCACGGGAAAGACATTGGTTAATAATTATTGCAATGTTACAATTGTTCACTGAATTTATCCAGTAATTGGCCCAATCGCATTTTAACCAAGCAGATAAAGAATCTATGCCACGATCTTTCACATTAGGTATTCGAAAAATCTGGGATGAATTAGCAGTGATGCAGGCGCCTGGGTTTTATTGGGTCAATATTGAACGTCAAATTGATGCTAATTTATTCTGTCAGCAACTTATTCGTAACCAATCTGAAAATACTCGGGCCGCCTTGATTTGTTGCGGGCTAAAACCTGAGAAATTACTGGCAAATATTGTGGGTTATGGCCCCTATAAATTGCCACTTTTTACCTTACCGGCACAAAGAAAAGCATTACTACATTTAACTCAAGATTTAATGCGTTCATTACGGCCGCAACAGCGACTGTTCATTCTGTTAGCACCGGCCAGTTTATGGCAAACATTCACTGGCGAAGAGATGCAGCAGTGGCTACAGCATATTCAGCAATGGCTGGAGGCGCAAAACTGTACGTTAATCGTAATTTGCCACAGTTCTGGTATTAATAAAATTAAGAATCAATTAGTTAGCCAGCACCGTTATTTACAAGGATTGGCTAGCCTGCAATGGCAGCAAGATAATGCCCAGTATGTTGCCTCTTGGTGGAGCACTGAAAAAGGGGTTACCGCCAATCAGTTAGTCCGATTGGAAGCAGATGAACAAGGCTGGAGCATGGCGGATGAAGTTCAACAGGCACTGCCGCTTTCACGTAATGATGAGCATCTGTATTTGGCGGAGCGCACTATTTTGGAAGGCGCTCCGCCACTCTCTACCAACTGGCAACTACTTGATAATAATGTAGTATTGGCGCAGCGGGCAATAAGTGCTCATGCCGCCACATTGATTTTTGCCCTTAATCAAAGTGAGCAAATTGACGATTTAGCACATCAGATCCATAACATACGCCGCCAACGGGGTGATGCTATCAAAATTGTGGTGCGTGAAATGAACGCCAGCCTGCGTTACAGCGATGAACGTTTATTGCTGGCCTGCGGCGCGAATCTGATCGTGCCTCACATCGCACCGCTGTCACGCTTTCTTACCATGTTAGAAGGTATTCAGGGCCAACATTCCTCTCGGCATGTTCCTCAAGATATCAATGCGTTATTGGAGGCGTTACGCCCACTTCAGCTTAAAGGTTATTTACCTCCCGCTGAGTTCTGCCACTCTGTTTTGCAACTGATGAACAACACGCTGCTGCCAGAAAACGGCAAAGGTGTCATGGTTGCTCTGCGGACAGTCCCTGGGTTACAGGCCAGACAAGCACTAACACTGTGCCATCTACGCCGCTATGGTGATGTGGTAACGGTAGCTGATAACCACGTGGTATTATTCCTTTCTACCTGCCGTATCAATGATTTAGATACCGCTCTGAAGTATATATTCCGTTTGCCGGTGGCTGAAATTTTCAGTAATCAACGGGTGTGGTATCAGGATCAGGCAATTATCGCTGAGATTCATCGGATGAATACCCCCGATGCATGGCAAATGACCGGTGACAAAAAATCCTATACGCAACAAATGGATACAGCTGAGCAAGCCGAAGTTAGCCGACGAGTCCCCGTGCCTCTGGCACTGAATGTCGGGCCGAACAAGGAGCAAACCCAATGAATCTCAACGATATCTGGCAAATCCTGCTGTGCGCTGCGGTTATCTTTTTCCCTCTGGGTTATGTAGCACACCGTTGGTTTCCACGCTGGTGGGAGAAAAGACAACATCTGTTCTTATCTGCGCGATATTTAAAATCAGAAGGGGTTTGGTTGCGTAATGGCTCCTCTTCACTGACGAAGAAACAACCATGAATGCAAAGAATAAACTGCAAGAATCACCGAGCCCGTGGCGCTATTGGCGTGGTCTTGGCGCATGGAACTACTATTTCCTGCTAAAGTTTGCCTTGCTGTGGTTTGGTTACCTGAACTTCCATCCGCTGGCCAACTTGGTGTTTATTGCTTTCCTGCTATTTCCGATCCCGGCCTATAGGGTCCACCGCTGGCGTCACTGGATTGCGATACCAATAGGTATTGGTTTGCTATATCACGACACCTGGCTACCGGGGCTCAACAGTATCCTGAGCCAAGGCTCGCAGATTACGGGCTTTAGCTTCAGTTATCTAATTGAATTAATTAGCCGTTTTATTAACTGGGCCATGATAGGGACCGCCTTTGTTATTCTGGTGGGCTACCTGTTTATTTCACAGTGGATTCGAGTGACGGTTTTTGTTGTTGCAGCCATGATTTGGCTGAATGTTGCCAGCATCGCCGCACCGGCATTTTCTCTGGCACCTGCCGCTGAAACGTCGGTAGCATCATCTCCAGTAACACTGGGGGCTGAGCCGCCAACGCCTAATAGTCATCAGGTGGCGGCCAATGGCCCACCAACCGATGCCAATCTGACGGCTTATCTGAATGCATTTTATGAGCAGGAGAAAACCCGCCATACGGCATTCCCTACATCGCTGCCAACAGATGCGCAACCTTTTGATTTGTTAGTTATTAATATCTGCTCGCTGTCTTGGTCAGACATTGAAGCTATCCAACTGGATAAGCACCCGCTGTGGAATAAGTTTGATATTCTGTTCAAGAACTTCAACTCTGCCACCGCCTACAGTGGCCCAGCCTCTATTCGACTACTGCGCGCCAGTTGTGGCCAGTCATCGCACAAAGACCTCTATCTGCCACAAGAGCAGCAGTGTTATCTGTTTGATAATCTTGCGAAACTTGGCTTCACATCTCAGTTGATGATGGACCACTCAGGTGTATTTGGTAATTATCTGCAAAACATTCAAGATGACGGCAATATGCGCGCGCCGCTGATGTCACAAAAAGGCATCAGTAATCAATTGGCGTCCTTCGATGGTGAGCCAATTTACAATGATCTGGAACTGCTCAACCGCTGGCTGGAACAGCAGCAGAAAGGGGGGGATAGCCGCAGCGCAACCTTCCTGAATATCATACCGTTACATGATGGTAACCGTTTCGTTGGTACCAATAAAACGGCTGATTACCACGCTCGCGCCCAAACGCTATTTGACCAATTGAATACGTTTTTGGCGGCGTTGGAAAAATCAGGCCGCAAAGTTATGGTGGTGGTGGTACCAGAGCATGGAGCCGCGCTGGTTGGCGATAAAATGCAGATGTCCGGCCTGAGGGATATCCCCAGCCCAAGTATCACGCATATCCCTGTTGGGATTACGTTAATGGGAATCAAAGCGCCACAGCCCGCCAGCCCGGTGATTATCAATACGCCAAGCAGCTATCTGGCGCTTTCTGAATTAGTATCACGTATGGTCGATGGCAAAGTATTTACTGCGCCGACTATCAATTGGCAGACCCTGACACAAGGATTGCCGCAAACAGCGGTAATATCGGAAAACGATAATGCCATTGTGATTCAATATCAGGGAAAACCTTATATTCGATTAAATGGCGGTGACTGGGTGCCTTACCCACAATAAAAACCGAATAGTATTGTCTTCGGCTATTTGATAAAGGGTGCATTCATTGCACCCTTTATTATTCACATATCAACAAAATGATGTTTACATCGATAGTGACTGCATTTGCCAGATAGAACTAAAAATGTGATCTATATCATTTTAAGTGAATGTTAATCTCGACCTAAATAACAGGAGTACTCGGTTATTAAGTCACATTCAGCAATATTAAATTGTTGCGTAACTATTTATTTACAATATTACATTCACATTTACAGTAATTATTTTTAAAATGAAGTTATAAATAGTCAGTGGAAGGCTATTTTCAGTTATAAAAAAACGCCGAATTATCGGCGTTGTTGTAATTGATATCGCACTCGTCGATTGGACCCCAACCAACAGCGCTGGGGCCTTAACTCGTGTTAGCTGGCTTTTTCTGCTTCATCCTGATCAACCGCAAAGCAGGCGACCATTTGATCACCATATTGCTTCAGTTGCGGCTGTAGTTGGGTGCAAGTCCCAAACGCCCGACGACAACGGGCATTAAATGCGCACCCCGGTGGCGGGCTCATGGGGCTAGGTAGCTCACCCGTCAATTTAATTCGCTCACGGCGCATATCAGGGTTCAGCCGAGGGGTAGCAGAGAGCAATGCCTGTGTATAAGGGTGGCGTGGGTTATTAAAAATGGCTTCTTTACTGCCTTTCTCAACACAGCGCCCCAGATACATCACCATCACTTCATCAGCAATGTGCTCAACCACTGATAAATCATGGGAAATAAAGACATACGACAGACCCAGTTCCTGCTGCAAATCCATCATCAGGTTCAATACCTGAGCCCGCACCGAAACATCCAGTGCAGAAACCGGCTCATCGGCAATCACCACATCGGG includes:
- a CDS encoding cellulase, with the protein product MFKRQICALLLVSFGSAATCDWPAWQQFKHDYVSDGGRIIDPSSPRKVTTSEGQSYGLFFALVANDRETFDQLLSWTENNLAAGDLTARLPVWLWGQRKDNNWDVLDPNSASDADLWIAYSLLEAGRLWDSRRYQTMGTLLLQRIAQEEVVNIPGLGEMLLPGKIGFNDDDRWRLNPSYLPPQLLARFASLAGPWKAMVKVNQRLLLETAPYGFSPDWVVWQEGKGWQPDETRPDVGSYDAIRSYLWVGMLSNNSPEKAVLIQRFQPMAGVTQQRGVPPENTDTSNGKTSGKGSEGFSAALLPFLASSPEPYNQQTLSVQQQRVQDSPPPADAYYSAVLTLFGQGWAQHRYSFNRQGELQPSWNSQCATLKYTGS
- a CDS encoding cellulose biosynthesis cyclic di-GMP-binding regulatory protein BcsB, which gives rise to MVMRKITWFTALALGLTSFTHAETPTVPSAQSAVMATDVAQIPAISGDVPMRDVEYSFAKIAPPPGTFSLRGTNPEGQLEFGVRSDEVVTHATLNLEFTPSPSLIPVESQVKILLNDELMGVMAITKDQLGKPTHLQLPIDPRYITDFNRLRLVFVGHYQNICENPASNTLWLDVSKSSSLDLRYQSLLVKNDLSHFPEPFFDARDNRPLILPVIFAAAPDVSQQRAAAILASWFGDKAQWHGQNFPVLYNQLPTQHGVVFATNAQRPDFLKDYPLVKAPTVEIISHPNNPYVKLLLILGRDDNDLITAAQGIAQGNILFRGQNVTVDKVEPLAPRLPYDAPNWVRTDRPMTFAELQQYPEQLQTSGLLPPPISLAMNLPPDLFLTRSAGIDMRLIYRYTSTRLMDGSRLSISLNNQFVQDYPLSPNMPEDSKILRLPLLQGLQDAAKRLSIPSLKLGATNQLRFDFDYSTLLASGAEGRCETYSTAPNHAVIDGNSTIDFSGYRHFMEMPDLRAFANAGFPFSRMADLSETLVLVPPNPAPAQITTLLNAVGNIGAQVGYPAVGINITDDWSQAAEKDADVLIIGTIPPELRNDRKINVLVEQTLSWVKMPNRQTGLPTMMVPQSDWVADSQATISSEGAMSAIIGLQSPHFPQRSIVALLADSSRGYTLLNNAMLDTGKREAIFGSVAVIRESGVNSLRVGETYDVGHLPWWERIWHTLSTHPVLLAGVAVLVVVMAAMMVWRVLRLISRRRLSPDERD
- the bcsA gene encoding UDP-forming cellulose synthase catalytic subunit (polymerizes uridine 5'-diphosphate glucose to cellulose; acts with BcsB, BcsZ and BcsC in cellulose biosynthesis), which produces MNYLMRMLFLTPVYQGMRRRYHLYMQQGCTVLTAFLTTLALPLCWIFLRLESPSWQRVIQNRTYWFPQISPIRPRLGDGLRYLLQGLWLLLTYPESRNEKRHQPAAVGKKWVKHTRQGYIRWLGNMPERFELQRLEQSLITRLTPSSKRTRRVLFIILGIFTGILALLCISQPFGMMAQFVFVLLLWALAMVVRRVPGRLPTLMLIVLSLTVSCRYLWWRYTETLNWDDPVSLVCGLLLLFAETYAWVVLVLGYFQTIWPLNRQPVAMPDDINSWPTIDLMVPTYNEDLGVVKPTIYAALGIDWPKDKINIYILDDGNRPAFKAFAAEVGVHYIARPTHEHAKAGNINHALKQANGEFVAIFDCDHVPTRSFLQLTLGWFFKDTKLGILQTPHHFFSPDPFERNLGRFRQTPNEGTLFYGLVQDGNDMWDATFFCGSCAVLRRSALDAIGGIAVETVTEDAHTSLRMHRKGYSSAYIRIPQAAGLATESLSAHIGQRIRWARGMVQIFRLDNPLLGKGLKLVQRLCYANAMLHFLSGIPRLIFLTAPLAFLLLHAYIIFAPALAIALYVLPHMIHASLTNSRLQGKYRHSFWSEIYETVLAWYIARPTTMALLSPHKGTFNVTSKGGLVEEQHVDWVITRPYIALVLLNVAGLIAGLWRLGHGPSNEIMTVVISLVWVIYNMTILGGAVAVAVEAKQVRQSHRVEIAMPAAVARADGHLFSCTLRDYSDGGVGIEMREAGLLQEGEAVHLLLKRGAQEYTFPCEVTRAFGTKAGMRMHQLSVAQHIDFIQCTFARADTWALWQDGFPEDKPIESLRDVLALGFRGYVRMASYAPPVMRNVLVGFTSLIAWIASFVPHGVGKNQAPSSQGQTVAQH
- the yhjQ gene encoding cellulose synthase operon protein YhjQ, with the protein product MPVLALQGIRGGTGTTSVTAALAWALQQLKESVLVIDFSPDNLLRLHFNMPFDQTRGWAKAEIEGQGWQQGAMRYTEGLDFLPFGQLTLIETEQLNSSLQQHPGQWRENLSALQASAPDCWILLDIPAGDSIFTRQILALADLVLVLIHADASCHIRLHQQNLPVDCHFLLNQFSASSHLQQDLHQLWLQSLDNLLPTFIHRDEAMAEALAAKQPLGEYSEQSLAAEEVTTLANWCLITVANNRL
- the bcsE gene encoding cellulose biosynthesis protein BcsE, which gives rise to MPRSFTLGIRKIWDELAVMQAPGFYWVNIERQIDANLFCQQLIRNQSENTRAALICCGLKPEKLLANIVGYGPYKLPLFTLPAQRKALLHLTQDLMRSLRPQQRLFILLAPASLWQTFTGEEMQQWLQHIQQWLEAQNCTLIVICHSSGINKIKNQLVSQHRYLQGLASLQWQQDNAQYVASWWSTEKGVTANQLVRLEADEQGWSMADEVQQALPLSRNDEHLYLAERTILEGAPPLSTNWQLLDNNVVLAQRAISAHAATLIFALNQSEQIDDLAHQIHNIRRQRGDAIKIVVREMNASLRYSDERLLLACGANLIVPHIAPLSRFLTMLEGIQGQHSSRHVPQDINALLEALRPLQLKGYLPPAEFCHSVLQLMNNTLLPENGKGVMVALRTVPGLQARQALTLCHLRRYGDVVTVADNHVVLFLSTCRINDLDTALKYIFRLPVAEIFSNQRVWYQDQAIIAEIHRMNTPDAWQMTGDKKSYTQQMDTAEQAEVSRRVPVPLALNVGPNKEQTQ
- the bcsF gene encoding cellulose biosynthesis protein BcsF: MNLNDIWQILLCAAVIFFPLGYVAHRWFPRWWEKRQHLFLSARYLKSEGVWLRNGSSSLTKKQP
- the bcsG gene encoding cellulose biosynthesis protein BcsG yields the protein MNAKNKLQESPSPWRYWRGLGAWNYYFLLKFALLWFGYLNFHPLANLVFIAFLLFPIPAYRVHRWRHWIAIPIGIGLLYHDTWLPGLNSILSQGSQITGFSFSYLIELISRFINWAMIGTAFVILVGYLFISQWIRVTVFVVAAMIWLNVASIAAPAFSLAPAAETSVASSPVTLGAEPPTPNSHQVAANGPPTDANLTAYLNAFYEQEKTRHTAFPTSLPTDAQPFDLLVINICSLSWSDIEAIQLDKHPLWNKFDILFKNFNSATAYSGPASIRLLRASCGQSSHKDLYLPQEQQCYLFDNLAKLGFTSQLMMDHSGVFGNYLQNIQDDGNMRAPLMSQKGISNQLASFDGEPIYNDLELLNRWLEQQQKGGDSRSATFLNIIPLHDGNRFVGTNKTADYHARAQTLFDQLNTFLAALEKSGRKVMVVVVPEHGAALVGDKMQMSGLRDIPSPSITHIPVGITLMGIKAPQPASPVIINTPSSYLALSELVSRMVDGKVFTAPTINWQTLTQGLPQTAVISENDNAIVIQYQGKPYIRLNGGDWVPYPQ